The proteins below are encoded in one region of Oncorhynchus kisutch isolate 150728-3 linkage group LG14, Okis_V2, whole genome shotgun sequence:
- the pfn4 gene encoding profilin-4: MNQFQNLINDCLIDTKHVESAVILVAKTAAVTAASARFQVLPTQAQIFIDSFKHMTSTRERGFYFQDKSYTCVRADRNSIYCKCGTHGLILVKTALYIIVATYNDSMYPSVCVEAVEKLAVYLKEKGK; the protein is encoded by the exons ATGAACCAATTTCAGAATTTGATAAATGACTGTCTTATCGATACAAAACACGTGGAAAGCGCTGTCATTCTGGTTGCAAAGACTGCAGCAGTAACTGCGGCGTCTGCAAGGTTTCAG GTTCTTCCTACACAAGCCCAGATTTTCATAGACTCTTTCAAGCACATGACATCGACCAGAGAGCGGGGCTTCTACTTTCAAGACAAATCATACACCTGTGTCCGAGCTGACAGGAACTCCATCTACTGCAAATGT GGAACACATGGCTTGATTCTTGTGAAGACTGCTCTGTACATTATAGTGGCCACATACAACGACAGCATGTACCCTAGCGTGTGTGTGGAGGCTGTCGAGAAACTAG CTGTGTACCTCAAGGAAAAGGGAAAATGA